The DNA window ggacgagggcaCTTATGATCCGGGATGGGGGTcggttggtggtggtggactcGGCGCTGGATTTCTCCAGTCTTTCTTGGACACCGTCGGTCGTGAGATATCGACTTTCTGGACAGGAAACGAAATGCGCGCGCGAGAGGGCTGATATGTGGTGTGGCGTGGTCCTTGTATGCCCGATGCGAAAATCTGACGCCTTGGGTCTGGTTTGTTGGATGTTTGTTTATCGCGCGGGGCTGCGGCCGGGTAAGTTCTGGGCCCGATGCGTTGCGCGAATCCGGGATTCAAATAGCAGGCGATcggagggaggagggagataattaattaatagagaaggaagagcaagagaTCAAGTGGAGCGAATGTCTGTGGTCGGAAGAcagagaagacgaagaagaaataatGAAGGAGGCCGGGAAGGGGATCAATCCCCACATGATGATTGTTTACTCTATTTATTCTCAGACAACCCACCCACTAAAACACCCACCCCTTACACTTCCACTCACTCTACAACAGCGTATCCCCCAGCGCACTCCGAACCAGCGAGCATCCCGCCCGAATCGTCTCACTCGCTCCGCCCGCCTCCAGGCTGGGGTTGACCTCGACCAAGTCCATAGCAACCAGATTGCCCGTCTCATGCACGCACTCACAGATAAAGTCGCCCTCGCGCAGCGTCAGACCACCGCGCACCGGCGTGCCCGTGCTCGGCGCCCACTGCGGGTCCAGCGCGTCGACGTCAAAGGATAGGTGGATGGGCGTGTCGTTGCCGATGTGCGCGAGCGCCATCTCGACGACGCGGCCGACGCCGTGGCTGACCGACGGAAAAATTAGTTTTTGACAtccaagagaaagaaacaagagGGAACGAAGGGTTCTCACCGGTCGATATCGTGCATGCTAAACGCTTTGATCCCATTCTCGcgcaggatcttcttctcgccgcGATCGACATCGCGCAGCCCGATATACACCAGCTTGCGCGTGCTCACGGTATGCTCATCCTGCAACCAGCCGAATAtatccttcttgtcctccCTCGCCAGCCTGGTCAGAAACGCCATGGGCATCCCGTGGATATTGCCACTGTCGCTCGTCTCGGGGAGATTGATATCCGCGTGCGCGTCGACCCAGATAACCGCCATCTCGCGGCCCAGCCGCTCGCGGATCGCCTTGGCCGTGCCGGAGACGGtgccgatggcgatggagtGGTCGCCGCCCAAGGTGAGCACGAACTTGCCCTCCCGCGCGTGGCTGTATACCTGCTTGCTCAGCTGCTCGGTCACGGCGCTGACGGCGCGTGGGTTCTTCATGCCGCGGTGGTCCGGGTCTGACGCCGGGATGGAGTCTTCGTAGTAGTGGATCTTGTCGTCGTGGTGGATGTCGTAGTCGAGGTCCTCGCGGAGTTGGGTGAGGAGCCCGGCCTCGATCAGGGCCATTGGGGCCGCTTCGACGCCCTTTTTGCACTTTGATCGCATCGTCAGAACCGAGTTGCGGTAGGGTCTCTTCGGAGATATACATACCTGTCCGCCATCGAATCCGACAGCCACTACGCCGAGCGAGTTCGGGTGCGAGAGGAATCGTGAGGCGATTGTAGACGGGAGCGTCATTGTGCCGGTCTGCTAATTCACAGTGAAAGAGGTGAGGGAGATTAGAGATAAGATCGATGTAGATCCGAGTAAAAAAGTGGGACCGAGGGGGGGCAACAAGAGGAAAGAGACACAGGTCGTAGTCAAGTCAGAATGATGTATGAGAAAATCAAGGagcaaaaaaagaagagaaacaaTGCTCCCTTTATGAATACCTCCTGTCCCCCCCTTTCCGACACCAACCGTGTCCCTAACAGGCCGTGGTGCGCGTTACAACCCGCGAGTCGCTAAAAACTGCTTTTAGGGATCAGCGACTCCGCCGTGTCTTCCCCTAAGTACAGGTTGAGGAGAGCGGCCCCGTTTAGGCCCGGCCGGTGTCCACCACGAGGGGATTTGCAGAGGAATTTGCAGGTTTGGTACATGCATGCCTATCGTCATTGCTTTGGGACGATTAATTGATTTAATTTTTATTTGATTTGCGTGGTTCGGATGTTGCGGCCGGGAAGAGAGGGTGGTACCAGATCTATAAGAGGGACTTGGACAAGGGTATCATTGAGAAAAGGACTACATATATTATACACAGCTACGGCTCATCCAGAATCAACTCGCGCAGaatctcctccgccttgggCGCCTCGACCCGGCCCTTCTCGCCAGCGCGCATCATCTGGCCCACGAACCAACCCAGCTTGCCCAGCTGATTCTTCGTCCGGATCTGCTCGACCATCCCGGGATTCAGAGCGAGGGCCGCCTGGGCCAGCGCGACGTACTCCTCGCGCGAGAGCGGGCGCAGCAGGAGGttgtcttcctcgagcagctgcggCACGGGGCGCCGGTCCCCGTCGAACACGGCGGCCAGCACCTGTTTGGCCGTGGGTCCTGTGATGCGCttgcgctggagctggtcgacAATGTGGGCTAAGGCCTGGGCGGGGACGATCGCTGCGTCCCAGGCTCGGTCGGTCTTGGTCAACAACCCGCCCAGCTCGTGTAGAACCCAGTTGCCAGCGACCCGGGCGACCTTCTTGTCGTCTTGGTCGGCCTGGAGAGGGCGAAGgatatccaccacatccTGATAGTACTCAAGGCGCGCgccatcatccagctcgaTGAGCGGTTTGGCGTCTTCGATGGGCAGGCCGTACTCCGGTCCCACCAGCATGGCCACCAGAGCAtccggcgaggagggcaacGCCTGCTCAAGATGAGCGATCAGGTCCTCGCCAATTATCAGCGGCGGGATGTCGGGATCGGGCATGTAGCGATAATCCACAGCACCCTCTTTGCCGCGCAGCTTGCGGGTCTCGGTGCTACCGATGGTCCACCCGCGCGTCTCGCCTTCCACCACGCCGCCGCTCTCCAGCAGGGCGATCTGGCGGTTCTTTTCGGCGACGATCGCATCTTCCACGGCCTTGAAACTGCTAAGGTTCTTGATCTCCGTGCGCTGGCCCAAGCCCTCGATCCCATCGTACGCATGCTGTCCCGGGGCCTCGTCCCGGCGACGGACCGAGACATTGACATCGACCCGCAGCCCCCCCAGTTCCATTCCTGTCGTCACGGCACCACATGCCTGTAGGATTGATTGGAGTTTCCGGACACAGGCCGCGGCCGTCGCGGGGGAGTGGATCTGGGGCATGGAGATGACTTCGATGAGGGGGTGCGACACCCGGTTGAAGTCGAGGAGTTGGGTGGAGGGAGGATACTCTTGGGACTTGGCCGtgtcctgctccagctggACCTGCTTGATATCCACTCTCACCCGGTCGCCGTCTTCGGGGGCAATGCCATCGTAATCGAACAGGTCCACGTAGCCGTGTCGGGCAAAGGGTTCTGCGACAGGGTCAGTTGTGGAGGCGACCCTCATGGCAGAATCTCACCCACCATAGTATTGTGTGATCTGATACCCTGCCGGCTGGTCCTGGTAGAAGTAATGCTTCCGGTCGAACCGACTGACGGGCTGGATCTGGCAGTGGAGCGCAATTGCGGCGCGGAGGGCCGGCAGAAGGGTCGCGGCTTGAAATTCCTGGAGAATGACGGTCAGAATCAATTCAATTGCGCCGGAGGAGAGGTGTCCGAACGAACCGGCTGACTGCCCGGAAAGGCCAGGTCAAACAACGCGACGTTGGAATTCGGGGCATCGGTGCTGGAGGTCGGCGCCCGAGAGAACAACTTCGCAGCTGTATCCAGCTGGGCGTGGATCTCCACGCCCACTGTCAATTCCCATTCTTGCCTGGAGGCCTCTTCGCTCTCTTTGCGTTGTCTCTTTTGCGCCTTGAGGGCCTTGGCGTCTTGTTTGAGTTGTTTGCGCAGGGGGACGCGATCTGGAGAAGTGGAGGtttggagatggcggagggggaTGCGAGGGTGATTGTCATGATGAATTGGGGCGATCCGTCGACATTGTGAGCAGAGCGAGCGGACAGCTCCACGGGCCAGAGGACGGAGCATGGGGGGGAGGGCCGACAGCaacggaaaaagaaagtgaGGGAGGAAGTTGGCGGCAGATCCacggcggcgagatcggcAGATCCGCCACGGAACCAGTAAACACTGAACCACTGGATGTCGTCCGGTCGCCATTCCAATGCTCTCATTCAACGATCAAGATGAGGAagtatgatgatgattgtcAACTGGACCAACCCCATCGCCAATCAGAATCGGTGATCGCGATACGACTCGTCACCGCGGTTCTGCACTCGGCCCATTCCGGGTGCCTCTAGACCGCCAGATGCCGCAAGGGCGAGGCAGTGGTGAGTTGGACTGCCTGACGAACTCCCGATTTGACTTTTTTTCGGCCCTCTGTCTCTGACCCGAGGTTGTACACCATCCGATCCAACAAGGGACCCCTCCTTGCAACCCCGGAACTCTTTGGTCGCTGATCTGAAGCCATCGGCGCTTCGTCTGCTTCAGCCCCCGTCCAGGGTCCCCCGCCAGGTGACGAATGACAGCCCCCGTTGCATTCCATTTTTAGGCCTGGTGCAAAAGAGATCGGCCTTGACTACTACTGTG is part of the Penicillium psychrofluorescens genome assembly, chromosome: 4 genome and encodes:
- a CDS encoding uncharacterized protein (ID:PFLUO_006743-T1.cds;~source:funannotate), whose product is MTLPSTIASRFLSHPNSLGVVAVGFDGGQCKKGVEAAPMALIEAGLLTQLREDLDYDIHHDDKIHYYEDSIPASDPDHRGMKNPRAVSAVTEQLSKQVYSHAREGKFVLTLGGDHSIAIGTVSGTAKAIRERLGREMAVIWVDAHADINLPETSDSGNIHGMPMAFLTRLAREDKKDIFGWLQDEHTVSTRKLVYIGLRDVDRGEKKILRENGIKAFSMHDIDRHGVGRVVEMALAHIGNDTPIHLSFDVDALDPQWAPSTGTPVRGGLTLREGDFICECVHETGNLVAMDLVEVNPSLEAGGASETIRAGCSLVRSALGDTLL
- a CDS encoding uncharacterized protein (ID:PFLUO_006744-T1.cds;~source:funannotate); its protein translation is MLRPLARGAVRSLCSQCRRIAPIHHDNHPRIPLRHLQTSTSPDRVPLRKQLKQDAKALKAQKRQRKESEEASRQEWELTVGVEIHAQLDTAAKLFSRAPTSSTDAPNSNVALFDLAFPGSQPEFQAATLLPALRAAIALHCQIQPVSRFDRKHYFYQDQPAGYQITQYYEPFARHGYVDLFDYDGIAPEDGDRVRVDIKQVQLEQDTAKSQEYPPSTQLLDFNRVSHPLIEVISMPQIHSPATAAACVRKLQSILQACGAVTTGMELGGLRVDVNVSVRRRDEAPGQHAYDGIEGLGQRTEIKNLSSFKAVEDAIVAEKNRQIALLESGGVVEGETRGWTIGSTETRKLRGKEGAVDYRYMPDPDIPPLIIGEDLIAHLEQALPSSPDALVAMLVGPEYGLPIEDAKPLIELDDGARLEYYQDVVDILRPLQADQDDKKVARVAGNWVLHELGGLLTKTDRAWDAAIVPAQALAHIVDQLQRKRITGPTAKQVLAAVFDGDRRPVPQLLEEDNLLLRPLSREEYVALAQAALALNPGMVEQIRTKNQLGKLGWFVGQMMRAGEKGRVEAPKAEEILRELILDEP